In Kordiimonas sp. SCSIO 12610, the following are encoded in one genomic region:
- a CDS encoding DUF3035 domain-containing protein translates to MKLKSISMIVVMAGVVSACGGGGKFSPDEFEVVSRSPLVVPPEATLSPPRAGQSHAQEINPTQQAFEALFPGKRFKREVPKSSSELSLLRQLRSSEPDIRSNVDGGDAQVVKKTLLLADLLEIEDRQFRPDNIEIERLSSETRE, encoded by the coding sequence ATGAAGTTGAAATCAATTTCAATGATAGTTGTGATGGCTGGCGTTGTTTCGGCGTGCGGTGGCGGCGGTAAGTTTAGCCCCGATGAATTTGAAGTCGTTAGTCGCTCACCTCTTGTTGTGCCGCCAGAGGCAACCCTTTCTCCTCCTCGTGCGGGTCAATCCCATGCACAGGAAATCAACCCAACGCAGCAAGCTTTCGAGGCCTTGTTTCCAGGAAAACGATTTAAACGGGAAGTCCCTAAAAGTTCCAGTGAATTGTCACTCTTAAGACAACTTCGCAGTTCAGAACCAGATATCCGCTCGAATGTGGATGGCGGGGACGCACAGGTTGTTAAAAAAACACTTTTACTGGCTGATCTCCTAGAGATCGAAGATCGACAGTTCAGACCAGATAATATTGAAATCGAGCGTTTATCCTCTGAGACGCGTGAATAA
- the lspA gene encoding signal peptidase II encodes MTSIEENNQPEPIGRSYFMIGLVITFCILAVDQLSKWWILEVYNLPLKSSVQILPFFSLTMVWNNSISMGLPLDEYLGKWGIIVLTWLISLWLLWWLKDTKRKPEAIALSLILGGAIGNVIDRFVHGAVVDFLHFYAFDYSFYVFNIADSAISIGVVFLIIDGLRTSVKSPKNASKVE; translated from the coding sequence ATGACGTCAATTGAAGAAAATAACCAGCCTGAGCCTATAGGGCGATCATATTTTATGATTGGGCTGGTTATTACTTTTTGTATTCTTGCCGTTGATCAGTTGAGTAAATGGTGGATTTTAGAAGTTTATAATTTACCTCTTAAATCCAGTGTGCAGATACTACCATTTTTCAGTCTGACTATGGTGTGGAATAATAGTATTTCCATGGGGCTTCCGCTTGACGAGTATCTTGGGAAATGGGGTATTATTGTTCTGACATGGTTAATCAGTCTTTGGTTATTGTGGTGGTTGAAGGATACCAAACGTAAGCCAGAAGCGATTGCGCTTTCGCTGATACTAGGCGGTGCGATTGGGAATGTGATTGATCGCTTTGTTCATGGTGCTGTTGTCGACTTCCTGCATTTTTATGCTTTTGACTATAGTTTCTATGTGTTCAATATTGCCGATAGTGCTATTTCAATCGGTGTTGTATTTCTTATTATTGATGGGTTGCGAACCAGCGTAAAAAGCCCTAAAAATGCCTCAAAGGTAGAATAA
- the ileS gene encoding isoleucine--tRNA ligase: MAADKNTPENEGRDYRDTVFLPKTDFPMRAGLPKREPEFLKRWEEENIYKQLREDAKDREKFILHDGPPYANGDIHIGHAMNKVLKDVIVKSQQMMGKNSPYVPGWDCHGLPIEWKIEEKYRKKKKNKDEVDPVEFRRECREFAANWIGVQKEQFKRLGIFGDWENPYTTMKFEAEAKIVEELLKFAKNGSLYRGSKPVMWSPVEKTALAEAEVEYHDHTSTQIDVAFDVVSTNADLPEGARVVIWTTTPWTIPANRAVCYGPNVDYSVLEVTGVGEGALVEAGDRLVIASALVSDFAARAGIEGHSVVSQFKGEVLSGTVLSHPWRGHTDADGHYDFDVPMLAGDHVTIDAGTGFVHTAPGHGDDDYVVAHVQNGIPVPYTVNEAGCYYDHVGLVAGQHVYKVADNVCELLTGVRALMAKGKLVHSYPHSWRSKAPLIFRNTPQWFISMSKTGLRDKALKAIREDVNFFPAAGKNRIEAMVADRPDWVISRQRAWGVPITVFVNKATGEVLNDDAVNARIVNAVTNGGADAWVAIPAQEFLGDDYNAEDYEQVHDILDVWFDSGCTHAFVCEDRDDLQSPADLYLEGSDQHRGWFQSSLLESCGTRGVAPYKGVLTHGFTMDGEGRKMSKSLGNTVSPHKVIEQYGADILRLWVVAVDYTSDVRIGDEIMKGQADAYRKIRNTMRYMLGNLVGFTEEERLSEDKMPELERWVLHRLFELDSMIKSKTNTYDFNPVFQALYQFCIVDLSNFYFEIRKDCFYCDHPDDERRRAARTVLDAVFRRLVTWFAPVLSFTSEEVWQSRFGTDVPSVHRELWLDTPAAWQNDALAEKWAKIRTVKTAVNGKLEEMRRDKTIGSSLQARVDVSIEAQHFEELNTLFDGLDMDEIFITSAAQLVSAPEGEQVFADALSVQASVAEGQKCERCWVVSPEVSENGDLCNRCQSAVEKIDSAAV; this comes from the coding sequence ATGGCTGCTGATAAAAATACTCCAGAAAACGAAGGTCGCGATTACCGCGATACAGTATTCCTTCCTAAAACTGACTTTCCGATGCGTGCTGGTTTGCCGAAGCGCGAACCGGAGTTTTTGAAACGTTGGGAAGAGGAAAATATTTACAAGCAACTGCGTGAAGACGCAAAAGACCGCGAGAAGTTCATCCTGCATGATGGGCCTCCTTACGCCAACGGTGATATTCACATCGGTCACGCAATGAATAAGGTCCTCAAGGACGTCATTGTTAAATCTCAGCAGATGATGGGGAAAAACAGCCCCTATGTGCCTGGCTGGGACTGTCACGGTCTTCCGATTGAATGGAAAATCGAAGAAAAATACCGCAAAAAGAAAAAGAACAAGGACGAAGTTGATCCAGTGGAATTCCGCCGTGAGTGCCGCGAATTTGCCGCGAACTGGATCGGGGTTCAGAAAGAGCAATTCAAGCGCCTTGGTATCTTTGGTGATTGGGAAAACCCATACACAACCATGAAGTTCGAGGCAGAGGCCAAGATCGTTGAGGAGCTTCTAAAGTTTGCCAAAAACGGTTCGCTATATCGTGGTTCGAAGCCTGTAATGTGGTCCCCTGTTGAAAAAACAGCACTCGCGGAAGCAGAGGTGGAGTATCATGATCACACGTCAACACAGATCGATGTTGCGTTTGATGTTGTGAGCACAAACGCGGATTTACCAGAAGGCGCGCGAGTTGTTATCTGGACAACAACCCCTTGGACGATCCCTGCAAACCGTGCGGTTTGCTATGGCCCGAATGTTGATTATTCGGTTCTTGAAGTTACTGGTGTTGGTGAAGGTGCGCTTGTTGAGGCGGGCGACAGGTTAGTTATTGCGTCCGCGCTCGTTTCCGATTTTGCTGCCCGTGCTGGCATCGAAGGACATTCAGTCGTTTCACAATTCAAAGGTGAGGTTTTAAGCGGTACTGTTCTATCGCATCCGTGGCGAGGCCATACTGACGCTGACGGGCATTATGATTTTGATGTGCCAATGCTTGCTGGTGATCATGTAACTATCGATGCAGGTACAGGTTTTGTGCATACAGCACCTGGGCACGGTGATGATGACTATGTTGTTGCTCATGTTCAAAATGGCATCCCGGTTCCTTATACAGTGAATGAAGCCGGCTGTTACTATGATCATGTTGGGCTTGTAGCAGGGCAACACGTCTATAAGGTTGCCGACAATGTTTGTGAATTGTTGACCGGGGTTCGTGCTCTTATGGCTAAGGGCAAATTGGTTCACAGTTATCCGCACAGTTGGCGCTCAAAAGCGCCACTCATCTTTAGAAATACGCCACAGTGGTTTATCTCAATGTCGAAAACGGGGCTCCGTGATAAAGCGTTGAAGGCGATCCGCGAGGATGTGAATTTCTTCCCGGCAGCTGGTAAAAACCGCATCGAAGCGATGGTTGCTGATCGCCCGGACTGGGTAATCTCCCGTCAGCGTGCGTGGGGTGTTCCGATTACGGTCTTTGTAAACAAGGCAACAGGCGAAGTGTTGAACGATGACGCTGTGAACGCACGCATTGTTAATGCTGTGACAAACGGCGGGGCAGACGCGTGGGTTGCTATTCCGGCGCAGGAATTCCTCGGCGACGACTACAACGCTGAGGATTATGAGCAAGTTCATGACATTCTGGATGTTTGGTTTGACAGCGGCTGTACCCATGCTTTTGTCTGCGAAGACCGCGATGACTTGCAAAGCCCCGCTGATCTATACCTTGAAGGTTCTGATCAGCACCGTGGCTGGTTCCAGTCAAGCCTACTTGAAAGTTGTGGAACGCGCGGTGTTGCCCCCTATAAGGGCGTATTAACCCATGGCTTCACAATGGATGGTGAAGGCCGCAAGATGTCCAAATCGTTAGGGAACACCGTTTCACCGCATAAGGTGATAGAGCAATACGGTGCAGATATTCTCCGCCTTTGGGTTGTTGCTGTTGATTACACAAGCGATGTGCGGATCGGTGATGAGATCATGAAAGGGCAGGCAGATGCCTACCGTAAGATCCGTAACACAATGCGCTATATGCTTGGTAACTTGGTTGGTTTCACAGAAGAAGAGCGCTTGAGCGAAGACAAGATGCCGGAATTGGAACGCTGGGTTCTACACCGCTTGTTTGAGCTTGATAGCATGATCAAATCGAAAACAAATACATATGATTTTAACCCTGTATTTCAGGCACTTTATCAATTCTGCATCGTTGATCTGAGTAATTTCTATTTTGAAATCAGGAAAGATTGTTTTTACTGTGATCATCCGGACGACGAACGCCGCCGCGCTGCACGCACAGTATTGGATGCAGTATTCCGACGTTTGGTAACCTGGTTTGCTCCAGTGCTATCGTTCACGTCGGAAGAAGTTTGGCAATCTCGTTTTGGTACAGACGTTCCTAGTGTACACCGCGAGCTATGGTTAGATACGCCAGCCGCGTGGCAGAATGATGCTCTGGCAGAGAAGTGGGCTAAAATTCGTACTGTCAAAACGGCAGTAAACGGTAAATTAGAAGAAATGCGCCGCGATAAAACAATTGGTTCAAGCTTGCAGGCACGTGTGGATGTTTCAATTGAAGCTCAACACTTTGAAGAACTTAACACGCTTTTTGATGGCCTTGATATGGATGAAATATTCATCACATCAGCCGCTCAGCTAGTTTCTGCACCAGAAGGTGAGCAGGTGTTCGCGGACGCTCTTAGCGTTCAAGCATCAGTAGCAGAAGGTCAAAAATGCGAACGGTGCTGGGTTGTTTCACCTGAGGTGAGCGAGAACGGTGATCTTTGTAACCGTTGTCAATCCGCTGTTGAGAAAATTGACTCGGCCGCCGTTTAA
- a CDS encoding TerC family protein, producing the protein MDFLLDYNLWVSFITLASLEIILGVDNVVFIALVVEHLEEKQAKTARNMGLILALVARILLLLGVSWIIGLKEPFFELFDHAFSGKDILMLFGGGFLLYKGSNSIHDEITGDKEREYKAYSGVMMAVVAQIVLIDIIFSFDSVMTAVGLTENIGVIIAAMTVAMAVMLFSASYISDFIARFPTLKVLALAFILLIGVFLVAEGLGQHIPKGYIYFSMAFALGVEVVNLLVRGRKAAKKQKNVG; encoded by the coding sequence ATGGACTTTCTACTGGATTACAATCTGTGGGTCAGTTTTATTACGTTGGCATCGCTTGAAATTATTTTGGGTGTAGATAACGTGGTTTTCATCGCGTTAGTCGTTGAGCATTTGGAAGAAAAACAGGCTAAAACCGCCAGAAATATGGGATTAATTCTGGCTTTGGTGGCACGAATTCTTCTTTTGCTGGGTGTTTCGTGGATTATTGGCCTCAAGGAACCATTTTTTGAACTGTTTGATCATGCCTTCTCAGGCAAGGATATTTTGATGCTCTTTGGTGGCGGGTTCCTGTTGTATAAAGGAAGTAATAGTATCCACGATGAAATCACTGGAGATAAAGAACGGGAATACAAGGCTTATTCTGGTGTTATGATGGCGGTTGTGGCTCAAATCGTATTGATCGATATTATCTTCTCTTTTGATTCAGTGATGACCGCCGTAGGTTTAACAGAAAATATCGGTGTTATTATTGCTGCTATGACCGTTGCGATGGCGGTTATGTTATTCTCAGCAAGCTATATCTCAGATTTTATTGCCCGTTTCCCAACGCTTAAAGTGTTGGCACTGGCTTTCATTCTATTGATCGGAGTGTTCCTTGTCGCCGAAGGGCTAGGGCAGCACATCCCTAAAGGATATATCTATTTCTCAATGGCATTTGCCTTGGGTGTAGAAGTGGTGAATTTGCTGGTTCGTGGTAGGAAAGCCGCGAAAAAACAAAAAAACGTTGGTTAA
- a CDS encoding bifunctional riboflavin kinase/FAD synthetase, with the protein MKIFEHIDIINNQANGCVIALGNFDGFHRGHHVVVGEAGRKARELGVPLTVVVMEPHPVSFFAPDKPPFRLTTASERALLLEKFGVDQLVVLPFDSSLASMSASDFIADILVKRLNTKHVCVGYDYRFGKGRAGDTNMLEASGRELGFGLTVINPVTVGIEGFAGDVYSSTLVRTALSDGRARQAAALLGHWWIINGKVVKGDQRGRTIDFPTANIELGENLQPKLGVYAVRVKLGEDDTIYNGVANIGKRPTFDKRDVLMEVFLFNFSGDIYGCDARVEIVSFIRSEQKFAGLEDLKEQIAKDVESAARLLSDPENDRDHLHLPSLDEYLDRFPAQHDKAAVKHTV; encoded by the coding sequence ATGAAAATTTTTGAACATATAGACATAATCAATAATCAAGCCAATGGATGCGTGATCGCACTTGGGAACTTTGATGGTTTTCATAGAGGACACCATGTTGTGGTTGGGGAGGCCGGCCGTAAGGCAAGGGAGTTGGGGGTTCCATTGACGGTTGTTGTAATGGAGCCGCATCCGGTTAGTTTTTTCGCGCCTGATAAACCACCATTTCGGTTAACAACAGCATCTGAAAGGGCACTTTTGCTTGAAAAATTTGGTGTAGATCAGCTGGTTGTTTTGCCTTTTGATTCTAGCTTGGCGTCTATGTCTGCTTCAGACTTTATTGCTGATATTCTTGTTAAACGACTGAATACAAAACATGTTTGTGTTGGTTATGATTATCGCTTTGGCAAGGGACGTGCTGGCGACACTAATATGCTTGAGGCGAGCGGGCGTGAGTTAGGGTTTGGCCTAACTGTCATCAATCCGGTAACTGTTGGCATCGAGGGTTTTGCAGGCGATGTCTATTCCTCTACTTTGGTACGAACAGCATTAAGTGATGGGCGGGCACGCCAAGCAGCGGCACTTTTAGGCCATTGGTGGATAATCAACGGAAAGGTTGTCAAAGGTGACCAACGCGGGCGAACCATTGATTTTCCAACGGCAAATATTGAACTTGGCGAGAACTTGCAACCGAAACTCGGCGTGTATGCGGTTCGTGTGAAATTAGGGGAAGACGATACTATATATAACGGCGTCGCCAATATCGGTAAAAGACCGACCTTTGATAAACGGGATGTGTTGATGGAGGTTTTCCTCTTTAACTTTTCTGGTGACATTTATGGTTGTGATGCACGTGTTGAAATTGTCTCTTTCATACGCTCTGAGCAAAAGTTTGCTGGCCTGGAAGACCTGAAGGAGCAAATTGCAAAGGACGTAGAAAGTGCAGCGCGTTTGCTCTCTGATCCTGAAAATGACCGCGATCATCTTCATTTACCAAGTTTAGACGAATATTTAGACCGTTTTCCAGCGCAGCATGATAAAGCTGCTGTAAAGCATACAGTATAG
- a CDS encoding response regulator, producing the protein MAVDLGMPILIVDDYKTMLRIVRNLLKQLGFNNVDEATDGAMALEKARAKSYSLIISDWNMEPMTGYEFLKEVRADNQLKDTPFIMVTAESKTDNVIAAKKAGVNNYIVKPFNAATLKSKLVAVLGDF; encoded by the coding sequence ATGGCCGTTGATTTGGGTATGCCGATCCTTATCGTTGATGATTACAAAACTATGCTTCGTATTGTACGCAACTTATTGAAGCAACTTGGTTTCAATAATGTTGATGAAGCAACAGATGGTGCTATGGCTTTGGAAAAAGCAAGAGCGAAAAGCTACAGTCTCATTATTTCTGACTGGAACATGGAGCCCATGACTGGTTACGAGTTCCTGAAAGAAGTTCGGGCTGATAATCAGCTAAAAGACACTCCCTTTATTATGGTTACTGCCGAATCAAAGACAGACAACGTGATTGCTGCAAAAAAAGCGGGCGTAAACAATTATATTGTGAAGCCGTTTAATGCTGCAACATTGAAGTCCAAACTTGTCGCTGTACTCGGAGACTTCTAA
- a CDS encoding protein phosphatase CheZ codes for MLNEELPRQIELLVDNLRKNGDEARSLTDVAMVTEVLIGTMQAFFRTVDTAIYKECRELGEYISNARKEIASLQPASSDDDDEKSDRLPRAGMELDAIVQATEDATNTIMEAAEEIMGADVSDIDAYQALTTDAVMRIFEACSFQDITGQRVSKVVQTLHHIEERVEELSQLLGVSEKDILESKKLEADKVTEDQALLAGPALDGEGIDQSDIDALLNDDLPGDVAPKAAPLETPAPSPEPTPEPKPTPPPAPEPPKAVNPKQLDNMFEEDFDPMAEIAAKEEEKKAQREAEAAQSVVTDNSEPEAEIDMPEGEEVSQDDIDALFG; via the coding sequence ATGCTGAACGAAGAGCTTCCTCGCCAGATTGAGTTACTCGTAGACAATCTCCGTAAAAACGGTGATGAAGCTCGTTCGCTTACTGACGTCGCAATGGTTACCGAAGTTCTGATCGGTACCATGCAGGCTTTCTTTAGAACGGTTGATACCGCGATATATAAAGAATGCCGGGAATTAGGCGAATATATCAGCAATGCCCGCAAGGAAATCGCAAGCCTACAACCAGCCAGCAGTGACGATGACGACGAAAAAAGTGATCGCCTTCCAAGAGCGGGGATGGAGCTTGATGCAATTGTGCAAGCTACAGAAGACGCAACCAACACTATCATGGAAGCGGCTGAAGAAATCATGGGCGCAGATGTCAGCGACATTGATGCATACCAAGCCCTTACGACCGATGCCGTCATGCGCATTTTTGAAGCTTGTTCATTCCAAGATATTACAGGTCAACGTGTATCAAAAGTTGTCCAGACCCTTCATCACATTGAAGAACGTGTGGAAGAGCTTAGCCAACTTCTCGGAGTTAGCGAAAAAGACATTCTGGAGTCTAAAAAATTAGAAGCAGATAAGGTTACAGAAGACCAGGCACTATTGGCGGGACCTGCTCTTGACGGTGAAGGCATTGATCAGAGTGATATTGACGCACTGCTTAACGACGACCTTCCGGGTGATGTGGCACCAAAAGCTGCTCCTCTAGAGACACCTGCCCCCTCCCCTGAGCCCACGCCAGAACCAAAACCAACTCCACCTCCTGCGCCCGAACCTCCGAAGGCTGTGAACCCTAAGCAATTGGACAATATGTTCGAAGAAGATTTCGACCCAATGGCTGAAATCGCAGCAAAAGAGGAAGAGAAGAAAGCGCAGAGAGAAGCAGAAGCAGCGCAATCTGTTGTCACAGACAATTCAGAACCTGAAGCAGAAATTGATATGCCCGAGGGTGAAGAAGTATCACAAGACGATATCGACGCACTCTTTGGCTAA
- a CDS encoding TIGR01459 family HAD-type hydrolase, whose protein sequence is MSETVVTDPASIELWHGIEEHLSRFDLIICDLWGVMHDGVTLHKNAGAAIECARRNGVQTIFLSNAPRPREYVRNHLINMGLPKQLTDFVVTSGGLARDEVRNHFSGAKLYHMGPESDSNTIEGLPVSLVNSPDDADVILATDLAFSDLEKHREFLSVARQNDIPFLCANPDRVVHVGDRLYYCAGAVADIYTDMGGDVRWYGKPMKSAFDACLDEVDMPDINKGRVLMIGDSMKTDITGAVGAGLSSLLIAGGIHRHELSNVLNQVDNDAIPSAVFTESFDFDDTIIPTAVAEELKI, encoded by the coding sequence ATGTCAGAGACAGTGGTAACTGATCCAGCTTCTATTGAGTTGTGGCATGGCATTGAAGAGCATTTAAGTCGTTTTGACTTAATTATTTGTGACCTTTGGGGCGTCATGCATGATGGTGTTACGTTGCATAAAAATGCGGGCGCAGCAATTGAATGTGCCAGAAGAAACGGCGTTCAAACGATTTTTCTCTCTAATGCGCCGCGTCCTCGAGAATATGTGCGCAATCATTTGATCAACATGGGATTGCCGAAACAACTGACTGATTTTGTTGTTACATCCGGTGGGCTGGCCCGCGATGAAGTTCGAAACCATTTTTCTGGTGCTAAACTATATCACATGGGCCCAGAGAGCGATTCTAACACAATCGAAGGACTGCCAGTATCTTTAGTGAATAGCCCGGATGATGCGGATGTTATCTTGGCAACAGACCTTGCCTTTTCTGACCTTGAGAAACATCGTGAATTTCTCTCTGTCGCACGACAAAACGACATTCCCTTTTTATGTGCCAACCCTGACCGTGTTGTGCACGTTGGTGACCGGCTATATTATTGTGCCGGGGCTGTGGCCGATATTTATACAGATATGGGCGGTGATGTTAGATGGTACGGGAAACCTATGAAATCCGCATTTGATGCCTGCTTGGATGAAGTTGATATGCCAGATATCAATAAAGGCAGAGTTTTAATGATAGGGGACAGCATGAAAACCGATATCACGGGTGCTGTTGGGGCAGGATTAAGCAGCCTGTTAATCGCAGGCGGTATTCACCGACACGAGTTGTCGAATGTTTTAAATCAGGTTGATAATGATGCTATACCTTCAGCTGTCTTCACTGAATCATTTGATTTTGACGACACAATAATTCCGACGGCTGTCGCTGAGGAGTTAAAGATATAG
- a CDS encoding EAL domain-containing protein, with the protein MAPVTHIVLILSYLVFAIATAVLPVSLAEVDQDHANLAAVVVFFLALHIHQLLAASARRTLNAERIEKLEDKTVFLRTDLEKTKRAVGSQPDSKVNKDTLVSELKVLQTLIGQVVQKENELQRKSQQIAEEERELAERKASNEAINFDNEDAAVLELNEDQELEQDNPDGDIYISNERDGASASNQNSLSADSNQSLIRVVQDEEQLFSVIQSSLSENRVDLYLQPIMAMPSRNVAHYECFSRVRDENGNIILPRQYIKLAEQEGLIGTIDNLLLFRLIQLVRRLGPRRAGVSFVCNLSKYSMDDQDFFPQFVDFMMSHEEFTGRFVFEISQRDYMALSSTVKERLQSLGRRGFGFSLDQVDDLKMDYDDLGRNYFKFIKIDAVPLLRDQEEDIASLKSELRRNGMELIASRIENEEMVSRIIDAGLEYAQGYHFGEPALPATLDRDF; encoded by the coding sequence ATGGCGCCAGTGACACATATAGTTCTTATATTGTCGTATCTTGTATTTGCTATTGCAACAGCGGTTTTACCCGTAAGTTTAGCAGAGGTAGATCAGGATCATGCAAATCTGGCTGCGGTGGTTGTGTTTTTTCTGGCACTCCATATCCACCAGTTACTTGCCGCGAGTGCGCGCCGTACATTAAATGCAGAGCGTATCGAAAAGTTGGAAGATAAAACCGTTTTCCTTCGGACTGATTTGGAAAAAACGAAGCGCGCTGTTGGCAGCCAGCCAGACTCTAAAGTGAATAAGGACACGCTGGTTAGCGAACTGAAGGTTCTGCAAACGCTTATCGGACAGGTGGTTCAAAAAGAAAACGAATTGCAGAGAAAAAGCCAGCAAATCGCAGAAGAAGAGCGTGAGTTGGCAGAGCGTAAAGCGTCTAACGAAGCCATTAATTTTGATAATGAAGATGCTGCTGTTCTTGAATTAAATGAAGATCAGGAATTAGAACAAGATAACCCGGACGGAGATATTTATATTTCGAATGAGCGCGACGGCGCGTCTGCATCAAATCAAAACTCCTTGTCGGCTGATTCTAATCAATCACTTATACGCGTTGTTCAAGATGAAGAGCAGTTGTTTTCGGTTATTCAAAGCTCGCTATCGGAAAACCGGGTTGACCTGTATCTACAGCCCATTATGGCGATGCCATCCAGGAACGTTGCCCATTATGAGTGTTTTTCGAGGGTTCGGGATGAGAATGGCAATATTATTTTACCGCGTCAGTATATCAAACTTGCAGAGCAGGAAGGCCTGATCGGCACTATTGATAATCTTCTATTGTTCCGACTAATTCAACTTGTCCGGCGTCTTGGGCCTAGAAGAGCAGGTGTAAGCTTTGTATGTAATCTGTCGAAATACTCCATGGATGATCAGGACTTTTTCCCGCAGTTCGTTGATTTCATGATGTCACATGAAGAATTTACTGGGCGATTTGTTTTCGAGATTTCACAACGTGACTACATGGCTTTGAGCAGCACAGTAAAAGAACGCCTTCAGTCGCTGGGGCGTCGAGGTTTTGGCTTCTCGCTTGATCAAGTTGACGACCTGAAAATGGATTATGATGATCTAGGGCGTAACTATTTCAAATTTATCAAGATTGATGCTGTCCCGCTTTTGAGAGATCAAGAAGAAGATATTGCTAGCCTAAAGTCAGAGCTACGCCGTAACGGAATGGAATTGATCGCGAGTCGAATCGAAAATGAAGAAATGGTCTCGCGGATCATTGATGCCGGCCTTGAATATGCTCAGGGATATCATTTTGGAGAGCCCGCGCTACCAGCGACTTTGGACCGTGATTTTTAA
- a CDS encoding AsmA family protein, which yields MKRILIGLLVVVLVIAGLGYFQLNNIVKTGVNEYGPEVLKVDVQLNGVNLSPLSGDVAFNGFTIGQPSGYGDGPLASLGAFDMKLETNTLLSDHIIIDSILIDAPALDVRIKDGESNFEALQKGMELAASDEAATESGEITLTIRKLEIRTPQVSLQNDGLLKVDETINLASFTLTNLGTDEKGLSPSEIARHVMDTLQPQIAKALVEIGAGKTLKNLADGAKDKLGKGVEGVLNKLDETTGGSSDSLKEKAGGLLGKLTKKKKSDDEDNN from the coding sequence ATGAAGCGAATTTTAATTGGGCTATTAGTTGTTGTCTTAGTTATAGCCGGCCTTGGATATTTCCAACTTAATAATATCGTGAAGACAGGCGTCAATGAATACGGACCTGAGGTGCTTAAGGTCGACGTTCAATTAAACGGTGTGAATTTATCTCCTCTTTCCGGTGATGTTGCCTTCAATGGTTTCACTATTGGCCAACCCTCTGGATACGGCGATGGCCCCTTGGCATCGCTCGGTGCGTTCGACATGAAGTTAGAGACAAACACACTACTCTCTGACCACATTATAATTGATTCTATCCTGATTGATGCACCTGCGCTTGATGTTCGCATCAAGGACGGCGAAAGTAACTTTGAAGCATTGCAGAAAGGAATGGAACTTGCTGCAAGCGATGAAGCAGCAACAGAAAGTGGTGAAATCACCCTAACCATCCGCAAACTGGAGATTAGAACCCCTCAGGTTAGCTTGCAAAATGATGGCCTCTTAAAAGTTGATGAAACAATAAATTTGGCGTCCTTTACGTTGACCAACCTTGGTACAGATGAAAAAGGCCTATCGCCATCAGAAATTGCACGCCACGTTATGGACACGCTACAGCCGCAAATCGCTAAGGCCTTAGTAGAAATTGGCGCGGGAAAAACACTCAAAAACCTTGCAGATGGTGCTAAGGATAAACTTGGCAAAGGTGTTGAAGGAGTTCTGAACAAACTCGACGAAACAACTGGTGGGTCATCCGATAGCCTAAAAGAAAAGGCTGGCGGCTTGCTTGGTAAACTAACAAAAAAGAAAAAATCTGATGATGAAGATAATAATTGA
- a CDS encoding SCP2 sterol-binding domain-containing protein has translation MTLEKITNEMRSRVGAHSPISAIIKFDFGDDGVVRVDGKASPTVVDNENSDADCTVKVSMENFIKIAEGDLNPQMAFMTGKIKVEGDMSLAMQLGSILG, from the coding sequence ATGACACTTGAAAAAATCACTAACGAAATGCGGTCACGCGTTGGCGCACACTCCCCTATTTCTGCAATCATTAAGTTCGATTTTGGCGATGATGGCGTTGTACGAGTGGACGGCAAGGCTTCTCCTACCGTAGTTGACAACGAAAATAGCGACGCAGATTGCACAGTTAAGGTTTCCATGGAGAACTTCATCAAAATTGCAGAGGGTGACCTGAACCCACAAATGGCGTTCATGACTGGCAAAATCAAAGTTGAGGGCGATATGAGCCTTGCAATGCAGCTCGGAAGCATTCTGGGCTAA